In Salvia miltiorrhiza cultivar Shanhuang (shh) chromosome 4, IMPLAD_Smil_shh, whole genome shotgun sequence, the DNA window AGTTAAATAACAAAATCCCATCGACAGTCACACTCGCTTAGTGATATAATGCCGCAATCACCAGTACTGGCAACAATATTTATGCAATTTCTCTATCTTTATATCAACAATCTGTCATCCGCACTATAGTTCATGGAATTTTACTCCACATCCACGTTTCACCACTAGGAATATCAATCAAACTACTTTATACACCTACTATAGGAAGCAAAAAAAGAAATCAAACAAAAAGAATAAAGAAGTTGATCAATTGAAAACTCTCATAAACATTGCACAAGGGATCAACGCGGAGGTGGTTGCACGGCCATGAGGCGCTCCTGCTCGGTGAGAGAGTGGCGGAAGTGGCAGCGATGGCCGTAGGGACAGACGTCTCCGGCCAGCACCATGCGGCAGACCTCAGTCTTGTAGCGCGGGTGCCTTATCACCGGCCGCAGCTCATTGATCCCATGCGCGAATTGGCAGTTCTCTCCGTACGGGCAGGCCCCCGTCTCCTGCCACTTGTTACAAAGCTCCGTTTTCGTCATTCCTTGGTTGTACACATCCAGCTCCTCGCCATTTTCCTTTGTGGACCCACCTACATACACTCTTTGCTGCTCACGCTATCACAACCACGCCAAACATACTGTTAGCTTCATTTCCGatctatctatttatttatttactactaTTTCATCCATCGATCACTATATATAGCTTGTATCATTAATTCATGCATACTGAAATAAGAAATTACTTCAATGTGATTTGAAGTTTAATAACACAACTGTGCATTTATTGATTTGTATTTATGCTAAGAAAATGTTCTAGGGTTTAGGATTAATTTATTGTAACAATTGCGATTTCAATCTATGATAAGACATATAtaatttttggtttttttaaGAACATACTCAAATTAATACAGAAAGCGAATTATGTTGGTTGCCAAATTGTTGAGGGAACGTATACACGTAATGTGTCAGGTTTAAGATACTCTAAATCAAATACTGAGACAATCAATTTTAGACTATTAAACATAACGTGTCTTACTTAAGTATTGCGACTAATAACAAAGTTACGAGAAGTTAAAAGTTCATGAGCAACTCACCAATGCAGCAGTGGGTTGACTCACTGCTTTGTCGCCAGCTGTGTCTCGACCAGGCCGAGTCATCTTCAGATAACCGCTAGTGCGCACAGAAATGCTCTTTGGAAGCGTGACTCTTTCGGTGTTCCTTCGCTCGACACGATTGTGTTCGGCAAGAGGCTGAGTTGCGGTGAGATGAGCGGCGCGCGGCACGGCGACCGAGGGAGAAGCGACGTTGAGGCGGTTGAAATCTGATAAGAGGCGATCGCGCGAGAATAACAAGGCAATGCGGTGGGATAGATCTGCATTGGAGAGGCGGAGAGATTCGTTGTCGCGGCGGAGGGCGTCGGCCTCTTCGATCGAATCATGGAGCTGAGCGAGACAGAGCGTGTACCGATTGTAGAGCTGCTGATACTCCATGACGCAGCTCGCATCCTGGAGGCGGCGATCGGTGTCGCTGCCATCGAAAGAGGCGGTATCGGAGGCAGAGTTTGATGAGTAGTTCTGAAAGAGCGAGGAATAGAAGGAGGCGTCGGAGTTCACGTAGGTTGGTGACGTTGGGGAAAGGAACGGATTGCTGTAGGAGAAAAGCAGTGACGCCGCCGCGGATTTATCTCCTGCGGAGGTGGCGATAAGAGAATCATATGAAATATCCTCTCTCtgcatttcaaaaaaaaatgttg includes these proteins:
- the LOC131023725 gene encoding zinc finger CCCH domain-containing protein 14-like; this translates as MQREDISYDSLIATSAGDKSAAASLLFSYSNPFLSPTSPTYVNSDASFYSSLFQNYSSNSASDTASFDGSDTDRRLQDASCVMEYQQLYNRYTLCLAQLHDSIEEADALRRDNESLRLSNADLSHRIALLFSRDRLLSDFNRLNVASPSVAVPRAAHLTATQPLAEHNRVERRNTERVTLPKSISVRTSGYLKMTRPGRDTAGDKAVSQPTAALREQQRVYVGGSTKENGEELDVYNQGMTKTELCNKWQETGACPYGENCQFAHGINELRPVIRHPRYKTEVCRMVLAGDVCPYGHRCHFRHSLTEQERLMAVQPPPR